One Myxococcales bacterium genomic region harbors:
- a CDS encoding PilZ domain-containing protein has product MDTVVEQRRHNRAELDVPLTFVVKGKTESYDGRARDVSVGGMFIETTTPAPFGSEVVISVRLPGGGEMSQLPARVRWGRGGGMGVQFGLLGAKETHLITELARTID; this is encoded by the coding sequence ATGGATACCGTGGTCGAACAACGCCGACATAACCGTGCCGAGCTGGACGTGCCTCTCACGTTCGTGGTCAAGGGGAAGACCGAATCGTACGATGGGCGCGCGCGCGACGTGAGCGTCGGCGGCATGTTCATCGAGACGACGACACCGGCGCCGTTCGGCTCCGAGGTCGTGATCTCGGTCCGCCTCCCTGGAGGAGGGGAGATGTCTCAGCTCCCTGCGCGGGTCCGCTGGGGCCGCGGAGGTGGCATGGGGGTGCAGTTCGGTTTGCTCGGCGCCAAAGAGACGCACCTCATCACCGAGCTCGCCCGCACGATCGACTGA
- a CDS encoding FecR domain-containing protein: MIDDTDDDDELPEDIDLDAELANAGPSPLTRLLAEAKSETTGYVPPAGDFSLAEQKLLLRLETEIAREKRSRKSQLAAGVVASLALAAGAAFLLGRPVAPEASPMPTAAPIAFTVKGGPKGGNLRTDSEDPEGFVVGDTVEVADQPLVFERRGVGKGTPRRAMWALDPAGEAAGARIKVAKGGETLVLALERGAVEADVTPVRDGEAFAVDVAGPAGTTRVAVHGTHLRVAKQGNKITVDLTEGVIAIGAPSDGRTTGREIVAPAHVELEAGASPSAAVVSNAGVRAAWVLEAVADGRSPSLPLPGIPPHASASPSHAVPSKHVAAQGSTPATPSASAAPIVMLSEGAAKTALQVDVKRCAAQVAGKTGVKISVESTLTVDVRADGSVASTRFDPPLSPPIQECAAQAAFARHIEGPRSFTVPVKFDY; the protein is encoded by the coding sequence ATGATCGACGACACGGACGACGACGACGAGCTCCCCGAGGACATCGACCTCGACGCCGAGCTCGCGAACGCGGGGCCCTCCCCTCTCACGCGTCTCCTCGCCGAAGCCAAATCCGAGACCACGGGCTACGTGCCTCCCGCGGGCGATTTTTCGCTCGCCGAGCAGAAGCTCCTCCTCCGCCTCGAGACCGAAATCGCCCGTGAGAAGCGGTCGCGGAAGTCACAGCTCGCGGCCGGTGTCGTCGCGTCGCTCGCGCTCGCGGCAGGCGCGGCGTTCTTGCTCGGTCGCCCCGTCGCCCCCGAAGCGTCGCCGATGCCCACGGCCGCGCCGATCGCCTTCACGGTGAAAGGTGGCCCGAAGGGCGGAAATCTCCGCACCGACAGCGAGGATCCGGAGGGGTTCGTCGTGGGCGACACCGTCGAGGTCGCCGACCAACCGCTGGTGTTCGAGCGACGTGGAGTGGGCAAAGGTACGCCTCGCCGTGCCATGTGGGCGCTCGATCCGGCAGGCGAGGCCGCCGGCGCCCGCATCAAGGTCGCCAAAGGCGGCGAGACGTTGGTGCTCGCGCTCGAGCGTGGCGCCGTCGAGGCCGACGTGACCCCGGTCCGCGACGGCGAGGCCTTCGCGGTCGACGTCGCGGGCCCGGCCGGCACGACGCGCGTCGCCGTCCACGGGACGCACCTCCGCGTGGCCAAACAAGGGAACAAGATCACGGTCGACCTCACCGAAGGGGTCATCGCGATCGGGGCCCCCTCCGACGGTCGCACCACGGGGCGAGAGATCGTGGCGCCCGCGCACGTCGAGCTCGAGGCGGGAGCGAGCCCGTCCGCGGCCGTCGTCTCGAACGCGGGCGTGCGCGCGGCGTGGGTGCTCGAGGCCGTCGCCGATGGTCGCTCGCCGTCGCTCCCTCTCCCGGGCATTCCGCCACACGCGAGCGCATCCCCTTCGCACGCCGTCCCTTCGAAACACGTCGCGGCCCAGGGGTCGACCCCCGCGACGCCGTCAGCCTCGGCCGCCCCCATCGTCATGCTGAGCGAAGGAGCCGCGAAGACGGCCCTCCAGGTCGACGTGAAACGCTGCGCCGCGCAGGTCGCGGGGAAGACCGGCGTGAAGATCAGCGTCGAGAGCACGCTCACGGTCGACGTACGCGCCGACGGCTCGGTCGCTTCGACCCGCTTCGATCCGCCCCTGTCGCCCCCGATCCAAGAGTGCGCCGCCCAGGCCGCGTTCGCACGCCACATCGAGGGTCCGCGCAGCTTCACGGTCCCCGTGAAGTTCGACTACTGA
- a CDS encoding RNA polymerase sigma factor has protein sequence MQAALRPPTPTLADVLGLGAVVPFRRGEALLSDDEAKILQDAANGNAEAFRKIFAKHRSDVQRLVFRMMGARSDLDDVVQEVFIQVFRSLRDFRGQAKFSTWLHRVTVNVVLMQRRAAKSRPTYAEEAPADVVADEGQVLPDEDAARRERMRAFGRLLDRLAEKKRDVFVLHELEGMSPAEISEIVGAPVLTVRTRLFYARRELEQMWKDEPTLASLGTTFSKAGNGSGEEEP, from the coding sequence ATGCAGGCTGCCCTTCGTCCGCCGACCCCGACGCTCGCCGACGTCCTCGGCCTGGGCGCGGTCGTGCCTTTTCGGCGCGGGGAGGCCCTCTTGAGCGACGACGAGGCCAAGATCCTCCAAGACGCCGCCAACGGCAACGCCGAGGCGTTTCGGAAGATCTTCGCGAAGCACCGCTCCGACGTGCAGCGGCTCGTCTTCCGCATGATGGGCGCCCGGAGCGACCTCGACGACGTCGTCCAAGAGGTGTTCATCCAGGTGTTCCGCAGCCTCCGGGACTTCCGCGGTCAGGCGAAGTTCTCCACGTGGCTCCACCGGGTCACGGTGAACGTGGTGCTGATGCAGCGGCGCGCCGCAAAGAGCCGCCCCACCTACGCCGAAGAGGCGCCCGCCGACGTCGTCGCCGACGAGGGTCAGGTCCTGCCCGACGAGGACGCCGCTCGCCGCGAGCGCATGCGTGCGTTCGGTCGGCTCCTCGATCGCCTCGCCGAAAAAAAGCGCGACGTGTTCGTGCTCCACGAGCTCGAGGGCATGTCCCCGGCCGAGATCTCGGAGATCGTCGGCGCGCCGGTGCTCACCGTGCGCACGCGCCTCTTCTACGCCCGCCGCGAGCTCGAACAGATGTGGAAAGACGAGCCCACGCTCGCCTCTCTCGGAACGACCTTCTCGAAGGCCGGAAACGGCTCGGGGGAGGAGGAACCATGA